A single Lolium perenne isolate Kyuss_39 chromosome 6, Kyuss_2.0, whole genome shotgun sequence DNA region contains:
- the LOC127305727 gene encoding G-type lectin S-receptor-like serine/threonine-protein kinase At2g19130: MPPLYILLGLLLFSSLHTPSCFSAAANDTLTAGQALAVGDKLVSRNGKFVLGFFQPAASITSKSDNTISPNSNWYLGIWFNKIPVFTTVWVANRDEPITDSKLNLTQLKISTNGNLAIVTHAGTESLIWSTHIANRTQTSINANSAVLLNSGNLALFVESPSSKVPLWQSFDYPADVALSGSKFGRNKVTNLNRQLISKKSLIDPGLGSYSMRLGLGGMVLQRINPSIVYWSWASGTSTSKLIPILEAILETDPRTKGLFDLTYVDNNVEEYYMYTLPDDTYSVFIQLDISGQIKLNIWSETKQSWQNLHTQPVDPCSPPATCGPFTVCNNKASASCSCMESFSQKSTHDWEFDDRTGGCIRDNPLHCTGKGNTTSSTDMFHPIAKVQLPISRQSIDVATTQSKCEEACLNSCICTAYSYNNSRCSVWHGELFSVNLNDGVGITSEDALYLRLAAKDLPNLRNRRKPNNGFVIAASAISLGMIIMLMLLIVIWRNKFKCCGSPSYDNQGSGGVIAFRYADLVHATKNFSEKLGAGGFGSVYKGVLRDSTTIAVKRLDGARQGEKQFRAEVSSIGLIQHINLVKLIGFCCEGDKRLLVYENMVNGSLDAHLFESNAAVLNWNTRYQIALGVARGLSYLHQSCHKCIIHCDIKPENILLDASFVPKVADFGLAAFVGRDFSRVLTTFRGTAGYLAPEWLSGVAITPKIDVYSFGLVLLEIISGRRNSRESYSSSNYHMEYFPVLAITKLHEGDVLSLVDPQLHGDINLEQAERACKVACWCIQDNEFDRPTMLEVVRVLEGPQEIDMPPMPRLLAAITERSDATSM; this comes from the coding sequence ATGCCTCCCCTCTACATCCTACTTGGGCTTCTCCTCTTTTCTTCCTTGCACACTCCTTCATGTTTCTCTGCAGCTGCAAATGATACGCTCACAGCAGGCCAAGCGCTCGCTGTGGGCGACAAGCTCGTCTCAAGAAACGGCAAGTTTGTGCTTGGCTTCTTCCAGCCAGCTGCAAGCATCACCAGTAAGTCCGACAACACCATCTCCCCCAACTCCAACTGGTACCTTGGCATATGGTTCAACAAGATCCCAGTTTTCACAACTGTGTGGGTTGCTAACAGAGACGAGCCAATTACTGACTCCAAGCTCAACCTAACACAGCTCAAAATCTCAACCAATGGTAATCTTGCCATCGTAACCCATGCCGGTACTGAATCCTTAATCTGGTCCACTCACATTGCCAATAGGACACAAACCAGCATAAACGCCAATAGTGCCGTTCTCTTGAACAGTGGGAACCTTGCCCTCTTCGTAGAAAGCCCATCATCGAAGGTACCGTTGTGGCAGAGCTTCGATTACCCAGCAGATGTTGCCCTCTCTGGTTCCAAGTTTGGCCGGAACAAGGTCACCAATCTGAATCGCCAGCTCATCTCAAAGAAGAGCCTAATCGATCCGGGCCTCGGCTCATACAGCATGAGACTAGGCCTTGGTGGGATGGTCCTCCAGCGCATCAACCCCTCCATTGTGTACTGGTCTTGGGCATCCGGAACATCAACATCCAAGCTTATACCAATACTTGAGGCAATTTTGGAAACTGATCCACGGACCAAAGGTTTGTTTGACCTAACATATGTTGATAACAATGTAGAAGAATACTACATGTACACTTTACCGGATGATACATATTCCGTATTTATACAACTAGACATCTCTGGTCAGATCAAGCTGAATATTTGGTCTGAAACCAAACAGTCCTGGCAAAACTTACATACTCAACCTGTTGATCCCTGCAGTCCGCCTGCTACCTGCGGACCTTTCACAGTCTGCAACAACAAAGCAAGTGCATCCTGTTCCTGTATGGAGAGCTTTTCTCAGAAGTCGACACATGATTGGGAGTTTGATGATCGAACAGGAGGATGCATCAGAGATAATCCCTTACATTGCACCGGTAAAGGAAACACCACAAGTTCAACAGACATGTTCCACCCAATTGCTAAGGTTCAATTGCCCATCAGCCGGCAAAGCATAGACGTTGCCACCACTCAGAGCAAATGTGAAGAAGCTTGTCTCAACTCCTGCATCTGCACTGCGTATTCCTACAACAACAGCAGATGCTCTGTCTGGCACGGGGAATTGTTCAGTGTAAACCTGAATGATGGCGTTGGCATTACTTCTGAAGATGCTCTTTACCTCCGCCTTGCCGCCAAAGATTTGCCAAATCTAAGAAACAGAAGAAAACCAAACAATGGATTTGTTATTGCTGCAAGCGCTATTAGTTTAGGAATGATAATAATGCTCATGCTGTTGATAGTGATTTGGAGGAACAAATTCAAGTGCTGTGGTTCACCATCATATGACAATCAAGGAAGTGGTGGGGTTATAGCCTTTAGATATGCTGATTTAGTTCATGCTACTAAAAACTTCTCCGAAAAGCTGGGAGCAGGTGGTTTTGGTTCTGTATACAAGGGAGTATTACGTGACTCGACTACTATAGCAGTGAAAAGGCTTGATGGTGCCCGTCAGGGAGAGAAGCAGTTCAGGGCGGAGGTGAGCTCAATTGGACTCATCCAACATATCAACCTAGTCAAATTGATTGGTTTCTGCTGCGAAGGTGATAAAAGGCTGCTTGTGTATGAAAACATGGTAAATGGATCTCTCGATGCTCACCTATTTGAGAGCAATGCTGCTGTCCTGAATTGGAACACCAGGTATCAAATAGCCCTAGGAGTTGCTAGAGGATTGTCCTACCTGCATCAGAGTTGCCACAAATGTATCATACATTGTGATATTAAGCCAGAAAACATACTTCTCGATGCATCATTTGTTCCTAAAGTTGCAGACTTTGGGTTGGCAGCATTTGTGGGAAGGGATTTTAGCCGTGTCCTGACTACATTCAGAGGAACTGCAGGCTATCTTGCCCCAGAGTGGCTTAGCGGAGTTGCTATTACTCCAAAAATTGATGTTTACAGCTTTGGCCTGGTACTGTTGGAAATCATATCAGGAAGAAGGAACTCCCGTGAATCATACAGTAGCAGCAATTATCATATGGAATATTTCCCAGTGTTAGCCATCACCAAGCTTCACGAGGGAGATGTGCTGAGTTTGGTGGATCCACAATTACATGGAGACATCAATTTGGAACAGGCTGAAAGGGCTTGCAAAGTTGCATGTTGGTGCATCCAAGATAATGAGTTTGATCGGCCGACGATGCTTGAAGTGGTCCGGGTTCTTGAGGGTCCACAGGAGATTGATATGCCCCCGATGCCAAGACTACTTGCAGCTATAACAGAACGCTCAGATGCAACTTCAATGTAA